The genomic stretch TTCCAGGGCTGGGATGATGCCTTCCAGGCGGCAGGTTGCGTGGAACGCATCCAATGCTTCGTCGTCGGTGATGCTGACGTACTCGACGCGCTTTACCTCATGCAGATAGGCGTGCTCCGGGCCGATGCCCGGGTAGTCCAGGCCTGCGGAAATAGAGTGGGCATCGGTGATCTGGCCGTCTTGGTCCTGCAACAGGTAGGTGCGATTGCCGTGCAACACGCCCGGTACGCCGCCGTTCAGGCTGGCGGCGTGCTTGTCGGTGTGTACGCCATGGCCACCGGCTTCAACGCCGATGATCTGCACGCTTGGCTCTTCGAGGAATTCATGGAACAGGCCCATGGCATTGGAGCCACCGCCGACGCAGGCAACCAGGCTATCAGGCAGGCGGCCTTCCTTCTCTTGCAACTGGGCACGGGTCTCTTTGCCGATGATCGACTGGAAATCGCGGACCATGGCGGGGTACGGGTGTGGGCCAGCCACAGTGCCGATCAGGTAGAAGGTGTCTTCGACGTTGGTAACCCAGTCACGCAGGGCTTCGTTCATGGCGTCTTTCAGGGTGCCGGTGCCGGCGGTAACCGGCACGATCTCGGCGCCCAGCAGTTTCATGCGGAACACGTTCGCCTGCTGGCGCTCGATGTCGGTAGCGCCCATGTAGATCACGCAAGGCAGGCCGAAGCGCGCGGCGACGGTGGCGGTGGCGACACCGTGCATGCCGGCGCCGGTTTCGGCGATCAGGCGCTTTTTGCCCATGCGCTTGGCCAGCAGCACCTGGCCGATGCAGTTGTTCACCTTGTGCGCGCCGGTATGGTTGAGCTCTTCACGCTTGAAGAAAATCTTCGCCCCGCCGCAATGCTCGGTCAGGCGCTCGGCGAAGTACAGCGGGTTAGGGCGGCCGATGTAGTCGCGCTGGAAGTACGCCAGCTCTTCAAGGAACTTGGGGTCTGCCTTGGCAGCTTCGTATTCGCGGGCCAGGTCCAGCACCAGTGGCATCAGGGTTTCGGCCACATAGCGGCCGCCAAACGAGCCGAACAGGCCATTGGCGTCGGGGCCGGGGCGGTATTGGGACTGGGACATGGGGCGCTCCAAGGCGTAGTGAATGAGTGATGGGCTTTACTCTAACCACGGCAAGCTCGGCTGAAAACCGATAAGATTGCGCAAACTTGTCAGAAAAACTCACAGGTAAAATGGCCCACGACCTCCCTCCCCTCAATGCCCTGCGTGCCTTCGAGGCTACAGCCAGGCTGAACAGTGTCAGCCAGGCAGCTGAAGC from Pseudomonas putida encodes the following:
- the trpB gene encoding tryptophan synthase subunit beta translates to MSQSQYRPGPDANGLFGSFGGRYVAETLMPLVLDLAREYEAAKADPKFLEELAYFQRDYIGRPNPLYFAERLTEHCGGAKIFFKREELNHTGAHKVNNCIGQVLLAKRMGKKRLIAETGAGMHGVATATVAARFGLPCVIYMGATDIERQQANVFRMKLLGAEIVPVTAGTGTLKDAMNEALRDWVTNVEDTFYLIGTVAGPHPYPAMVRDFQSIIGKETRAQLQEKEGRLPDSLVACVGGGSNAMGLFHEFLEEPSVQIIGVEAGGHGVHTDKHAASLNGGVPGVLHGNRTYLLQDQDGQITDAHSISAGLDYPGIGPEHAYLHEVKRVEYVSITDDEALDAFHATCRLEGIIPALESSHALAEAIKRAPKLPKDHLMVVCLSGRGDKDMQTVMNHMAAQEKQA